The nucleotide window AAAGTCTAAAGAATAGTATGGCCCCAGGAAGACGTGTTCGAGCTTGAACGGTTTCCATTTCCCAAACAAGATATCCATCTGAGCCTTAATGTAAGCCGCAGCTCCGAAAGCCAATCCAGCATCGTCCATCGCTGGAAAAACCCATATGTCTCCAAATATCCCCCTAAGTACAGCATTTGCCTTCACGTTTTGGGCGACTCCCCCGGCGTAGGCTATCGGTAGATTGTACTTCCTAAGCTCTAAGCCCATCTCCTCAATCAGCCTCTCCAGATGGGCCTGGGCACTAGCCGCTATCTCTATCGCTTTCCTCTCCAGCTTTCCACTCATAAATCCCCTCTTCAAGTTCGAAGAGACCTCCTTTGCCTTATCGAGGGGGAAGCTAAAGAACTCCGCTAGTTTCTTAGTGGCCTCAACCCCTATTACCTTGAGCTTGTTCTCGAAGCTCAATCCGCTAACCTCTATTACCGCTGAAAGCTCGTAACTTGGCTTTCCATATGCAGCGAGGCTCATCACTTTACCCTCATGCCTCATCGGTTTAAATCCCAGAAGCTCGGTTACTGAAGCGTAGAAATCTCCCAGGGAGTCTATGTACGTTGACTGCGCTATCCTGAACATCTCGCCTTTTCTTGCTATGCTCACGGTTGAGCTCAGCCCATCTCCAGCGGCATCTATGGTTAAGACTATGGCATCGCTAAGCCCCGAGGTGTAGTAGGCGGAAGATGCATGAGCCAAATGGTGCTCCACGAAGATTACCTTTTTCCTAAACTCAGAGCCAAAGACAGATTTCAGCTCGTTCTCAAGCTCAAGCAACCTGTTCCTTCTCCTGAACAGTCCCGCCACGGCGATAGCATCAACTTCCTCCGGCGAAACTTCCCCCAGTTCAAGAACTTTCCTAACGCTTAGCCTTGGAAATCCCCTGTACTTCTTTATCCTGTTCAGCCTTTCCTCGTTAACCGCATAGATTTTGTCACCCTTGAACAGAACTGCCCCTGCATCGTGCCCGTCATGAACTCCCAGGATTATCATCAAGAAAAGGTTGGGATAGGGGATAAAAAGGTTAAGCTCCAGCCTGCTTAAGAACCCTAACTATCCTGGCCTCCTCCCTTAGGAGTAGCTCCTTTTCCCTCCTTATAACCCTCAAAAGGGAGACATCTTTGATCTTCTTCTGCCTAGCCATTCTAGCCAGCCTCGCCTCCTCAAGGAGGAGGGCTTCCCTCCTCTTCCTCACAACGGCCAGCCTCTTAAGTAGTAAGTCCCCCATGCTTTTTCACCATCCTATAGTTTACCCCCAGGGTTTATAAATTTCTCGTTGAATGCCATATCTGAGATCGTCAATTGTCGATATAAGTTCCATACATTTAAAAGTCCCTCTAGAGGTTTAGTTCATGGTGGGACAATGCTAATAGCGATAACGGGAACCCCTGGAGTTGGTAAGACGACAATTGCAAAGTTGCTAGCTGAAAAGCTTGGCTATGAGTACGTCAACCTTAGGGATTTCGCCCTTGAGAAGGGTTGCGGGAGGGAAGTTGATGGGGAGGTTGAAGTTGAGATTGATGAGTTAGCGTACTTCGTTGAGAAGGAACTTAAGGATAGGAACGTTGTGTTGGACGGTCATCTCAGTCATCTAATGCCCGTCGATCTGGTAGTTGTCCTGAGGGCCCATCCTAGGATAATAGGGGAAAGGCTGAGGGAGAGGGGTTACAGCAAGGAAAAGATAGGAGAGAACGTCGAGGCTGAATTAGTCGATGCGATATTGATAGAGGCTATAGATGAGCACGAAAACGTTATAGAGGTTGATACTACTAATAAAACACCGGAAGAGATAGTTGAGGAGATTATAGGCTTAATTAAATCTGGAGTG belongs to Pyrococcus abyssi GE5 and includes:
- a CDS encoding carbamoyltransferase family protein → MIILGVHDGHDAGAVLFKGDKIYAVNEERLNRIKKYRGFPRLSVRKVLELGEVSPEEVDAIAVAGLFRRRNRLLELENELKSVFGSEFRKKVIFVEHHLAHASSAYYTSGLSDAIVLTIDAAGDGLSSTVSIARKGEMFRIAQSTYIDSLGDFYASVTELLGFKPMRHEGKVMSLAAYGKPSYELSAVIEVSGLSFENKLKVIGVEATKKLAEFFSFPLDKAKEVSSNLKRGFMSGKLERKAIEIAASAQAHLERLIEEMGLELRKYNLPIAYAGGVAQNVKANAVLRGIFGDIWVFPAMDDAGLAFGAAAYIKAQMDILFGKWKPFKLEHVFLGPYYSLDFVEDVLKREKLEYEEVDVPSFVSDSLVDGKIVGLFQGELEYGPRALGHRSILADPRDEKVKEKLNLALKRDVFQPFAPSILEEDFPKYIEDLTGEPNRFMTMSYKASDEFVEVAPAVVHVDGTTRPQSVPEWLGEYYEIIRKFKEKSGVGAVLNTSFNMHGEPIVCSPRDAIRTAKIANLDVLVLEDFAVYPK
- a CDS encoding adenylate kinase family protein encodes the protein MLIAITGTPGVGKTTIAKLLAEKLGYEYVNLRDFALEKGCGREVDGEVEVEIDELAYFVEKELKDRNVVLDGHLSHLMPVDLVVVLRAHPRIIGERLRERGYSKEKIGENVEAELVDAILIEAIDEHENVIEVDTTNKTPEEIVEEIIGLIKSGVKRRVGIVDWSEVYDEIIPYLRLGGE